A genome region from Bemisia tabaci chromosome 3, PGI_BMITA_v3 includes the following:
- the eIF3f1 gene encoding eukaryotic translation initiation factor 3 subunit F-1 — protein MALNVSVKVHPVVLFQIVDAYERRNVDANRVIGTLLGIVDKGVVEVTNSFCLPHIEDSEKVLAELRYAADMLSMLTKINKQEKIVGWWATGHEVTIHSNIIHEYYSLECQDPVHLTLDTTLQDGHMGMKAYMNVPVGVPKRKVGSMFTRIPVEVTCYQPEIVGIRLSQKTASSFKRSPELTIEPASDLGQVGEACSKMNKLIDKILAYVEDVLTEKVPANDTVGRALLNMVHSVPQMTPEQFEDMFNSSIKDLLMVITLAQLTRTQLQLNEKLTLLSALN, from the exons atgGCTCTCAATGTGTCAGTGAAAGTTCATCCAGTGGTTTTATTTCAAATTGTTGACGCTTACGAAAGGCGGAATGTCGACGCCAACCGTGTCATTGGAACTTTACTCG GTATTGTGGACAAAGGTGTTGTTGAAGTAACCAATTCTTTCTGTTTACCCCACATAGAAGACTCAGAGAAA gTCTTAGCCGAGTTAAGATATGCCGCAGACATGCTTAGTATGCTCACAAAAATCAACAAG CAAGAAAAAATAGTTGGCTGGTGGGCAACAGGACATGAGGTGACAATCCACTCAAATATCATCCACGAATATTACTCTCTGGAATGCCAAGATCCGGTTCATTTAACCTTAGACACAACGCTACAGGATGGACACATGGGAATGAAAGCTTACATGAA TGTACCTGTTGGCGTTCCCAAGAGGAAAGTTGGTTCTATGTTCACTCGCATTCCAGTTGAGGTTACATGCTATCAGCCGGAAATTGTTGGAA TTAGGTTGAGCCAAAAAACTGCATCATCGTTCAAACGCAGTCCAGAACTAACCATCGAACCAGCATCTGATCTAGGTCAAGTTGGTGAAGCTTGTAGTAAAATGAATAAACTCATTGATAAAATTCTAGCCTATGTTGAGGACGTCTTGACTGAGAAAGTCCCTGCGAACGACACAGTAGGTCGCGCCCTCCTCAATATGGTTCACAGTGTCCCTCAAATGActcctgaacaatttgaagATATGTTCAACTCCAGTATAAAG GATCTACTAATGGTTATAACTCTCGCCCAACTTACTCGAACACAACTCCAGCTCAACGAAAAACTAACACTCTTGTCTGcattgaattaa